A single region of the Calonectris borealis chromosome 21, bCalBor7.hap1.2, whole genome shotgun sequence genome encodes:
- the ZBTB26 gene encoding zinc finger and BTB domain-containing protein 26 isoform X1 — protein sequence MRFRVAVLGCGGGCRSRWAGGARAAAPERGPERAVAPAAPAAASAAGRVRRAARPGRGRGGSRGRPGGAAGGRARPGAGAARPQARPAAHGGSPPLSRSVAGGRGVRCGRSGRGCQRGDAARRYRCAKMSERSDILHFKFDNYGDSMLQKMNKLREENKFCDVVVHIDDVEVHGHKIVFAAGSPFLRDQFLLNDSRDVKISILQSSEVGRQLLLSCYSGILEFPEMELVNYLTAASFLQMSHIVERCTQALWKFIKPKQPLESKECEQQSDSSELKDHQGDDDSLQQDSPCIQPSEDSMDMEDSDIQIIKVESIGEVTEVRNKKDQNQFISSEQTALHSSEPQHFLINSTVENRASEIEQNHLHNYALSYAGSDNIILASKDMFGPNNRGIDKGLQWHHQCPKCTRVFRHLENYANHLKMHKLFMCLLCGKTFTQKGNLHRHMRVHAGIKPFQCKICGKTFSQKCSLQDHLNLHSGDKPHKCNYCDMVFAHKPVLRKHLKQLHGKNSFDNANERNVQDITVDFDSFTCSAATDSKVCQQADASQVLDAGKLPQAVLSLRNDSTCVN from the exons ATGCGGTTCCGAGTCGCCGTCctgggctgcggcggcggctgtAGGTCCCGGTGGgctggcggggcgcgggcggcggccccggagcGGGGTCCGGAGCGGGCCGTggctcccgctgcccccgccgccgcctccgccgcgggCCGGGttcggcgggcggcccggcccggccgggggcgcggcgggtcgcggggccgcccggggggcgcggccggcggccgggcccggcccggcgctgggGCGGCGCGGCCCCAGGCGCGGCCGGCGGCTCACGGCGGCTCTCCTCCCCTCTCTAGGTCCGTAGCCGGAGGCCGCGGCGTGCGCTGCGGTAGGAGCGGCCGCGGGTGCCAGCGGGGGGACGCGGCCCGGCGCTACAG GTGTGCCAAAATGTCAGAAAGATCAGATATTCTTCACTTCAAGTTTGACAATTATGGGGATTCGATGttacagaaaatgaacaaactgagggaagaaaacaaattttgtgaTGTCGTGGTCCATATAGATGACGTTGAAGTTCATGGGCATAAAATTGTATTTGCTGCTGGCTCTCCCTTTTTAAGAGATCAGTTCTTACTAAATGACTCCAGAGATGTAAAAATCTCTATACTGCAGAGTTCGGAAGTGGGGAGGCAGCTGCTTCTATCCTGTTACAGTGGCATTCTGGAGTTTCCTGAAATGGAACTGGTAAATTACTTGACTGCTGCAAGCTTTCTGCAGATGAGCCACATTGTTGAACGATGTACGCAGGCCCTCTGGAAGTTTATAAAACCGAAGCAGCCGTTGGAGAGCAAGGAGTGTGAACAGCAAAGTGACTCCTCTGAGCTGAAGGACCACCAAGGAGACGACGACTCTCTGCAGCAAGATTCACCTTGTATTCAACCTTCAGAAGACAGTATGGACATGGAGGATAGTGATATTCAGATTATCAAGGTGGAGTCCATTGGGGAGGTAACAGAAGTTAGGAATAAGAAGGATCAGAACCAGtttatttcttctgaacaaaCTGCACTGCATTCCTCAGAGCCTCAACACTTTCTTATCAATTCCACTGTTGAAAACAGAGCAAGTGAAATAGAGCAAAACCACCTCCACAACTATGCCCTTTCATACGCTGGCAGTGATAACATCATTCTGGCCTCCAAAGATATGTTTGGGCCTAACAACCGAGGTATAGACAAGGGCCTCCAATGGCACCATCAGTGTCCAAAGTGCACAAGAGTATTTCGGCATCTGGAAAACTATGCTAATCACTTAAAGATGCATAAACTATTTATGTGTCTACTCTGTGGCAAGACATTCACTCAGAAAGGCAATCTCCACCGGCACATGAGAGTGCACGCAGGCATCAAACCGTTCCAATGTAAGATCTGTGGGAAAACATTCTCTCAGAAGTGTTCCTTACAGGACCATCTCAACCTGCACAGTGGGGACAAGCCCCATAAGTGTAACTACTGTGACATGGTTTTTGCGCATAAACCCGTTCTGAGGAAACACCTTAAACAGCTACACGGTAAAAATAGCTTTGACAATGCCAATGAAAGAAACGTTCAAGACATAACAGTGGACTTCGATTCATTCACATGTAGCGCTGCTACAGACAGTAAGGTCTGTCAGCAAGCTGATGCAAGCCAGGTACTGGATGCAGGGAAGCTGCCTCAGGCTGTGCTCAGTTTAAGAAATGATAGTACCTGCGTCAATTAA
- the ZBTB26 gene encoding zinc finger and BTB domain-containing protein 26 isoform X2, producing MSERSDILHFKFDNYGDSMLQKMNKLREENKFCDVVVHIDDVEVHGHKIVFAAGSPFLRDQFLLNDSRDVKISILQSSEVGRQLLLSCYSGILEFPEMELVNYLTAASFLQMSHIVERCTQALWKFIKPKQPLESKECEQQSDSSELKDHQGDDDSLQQDSPCIQPSEDSMDMEDSDIQIIKVESIGEVTEVRNKKDQNQFISSEQTALHSSEPQHFLINSTVENRASEIEQNHLHNYALSYAGSDNIILASKDMFGPNNRGIDKGLQWHHQCPKCTRVFRHLENYANHLKMHKLFMCLLCGKTFTQKGNLHRHMRVHAGIKPFQCKICGKTFSQKCSLQDHLNLHSGDKPHKCNYCDMVFAHKPVLRKHLKQLHGKNSFDNANERNVQDITVDFDSFTCSAATDSKVCQQADASQVLDAGKLPQAVLSLRNDSTCVN from the coding sequence ATGTCAGAAAGATCAGATATTCTTCACTTCAAGTTTGACAATTATGGGGATTCGATGttacagaaaatgaacaaactgagggaagaaaacaaattttgtgaTGTCGTGGTCCATATAGATGACGTTGAAGTTCATGGGCATAAAATTGTATTTGCTGCTGGCTCTCCCTTTTTAAGAGATCAGTTCTTACTAAATGACTCCAGAGATGTAAAAATCTCTATACTGCAGAGTTCGGAAGTGGGGAGGCAGCTGCTTCTATCCTGTTACAGTGGCATTCTGGAGTTTCCTGAAATGGAACTGGTAAATTACTTGACTGCTGCAAGCTTTCTGCAGATGAGCCACATTGTTGAACGATGTACGCAGGCCCTCTGGAAGTTTATAAAACCGAAGCAGCCGTTGGAGAGCAAGGAGTGTGAACAGCAAAGTGACTCCTCTGAGCTGAAGGACCACCAAGGAGACGACGACTCTCTGCAGCAAGATTCACCTTGTATTCAACCTTCAGAAGACAGTATGGACATGGAGGATAGTGATATTCAGATTATCAAGGTGGAGTCCATTGGGGAGGTAACAGAAGTTAGGAATAAGAAGGATCAGAACCAGtttatttcttctgaacaaaCTGCACTGCATTCCTCAGAGCCTCAACACTTTCTTATCAATTCCACTGTTGAAAACAGAGCAAGTGAAATAGAGCAAAACCACCTCCACAACTATGCCCTTTCATACGCTGGCAGTGATAACATCATTCTGGCCTCCAAAGATATGTTTGGGCCTAACAACCGAGGTATAGACAAGGGCCTCCAATGGCACCATCAGTGTCCAAAGTGCACAAGAGTATTTCGGCATCTGGAAAACTATGCTAATCACTTAAAGATGCATAAACTATTTATGTGTCTACTCTGTGGCAAGACATTCACTCAGAAAGGCAATCTCCACCGGCACATGAGAGTGCACGCAGGCATCAAACCGTTCCAATGTAAGATCTGTGGGAAAACATTCTCTCAGAAGTGTTCCTTACAGGACCATCTCAACCTGCACAGTGGGGACAAGCCCCATAAGTGTAACTACTGTGACATGGTTTTTGCGCATAAACCCGTTCTGAGGAAACACCTTAAACAGCTACACGGTAAAAATAGCTTTGACAATGCCAATGAAAGAAACGTTCAAGACATAACAGTGGACTTCGATTCATTCACATGTAGCGCTGCTACAGACAGTAAGGTCTGTCAGCAAGCTGATGCAAGCCAGGTACTGGATGCAGGGAAGCTGCCTCAGGCTGTGCTCAGTTTAAGAAATGATAGTACCTGCGTCAATTAA
- the ZBTB26 gene encoding zinc finger and BTB domain-containing protein 26 isoform X3: protein MSERSDILHFKFDNYGDSMLQKMNKLREENKFCDVVVHIDDVEVHGHKIVFAAGSPFLRDQFLLNDSRDVKISILQSSEVGRQLLLSCYSGILEFPEMELVNYLTAASFLQMSHIVERCTQALWKFIKPKQPLESKECEQQSDSSELKDHQGDDDSLQQDSPCIQPSEDSMDMEDSDIQIIKVESIGEVTEVRNKKDQNQFISSEQTALHSSEPQHFLINSTVENRASEIEQNHLHNYALSYAGSDNIILASKDMFGPNNRGIDKGLQWHHQCPKCTRVFRHLENYANHLKMHKLFMCLLCGKTFTQKGNLHRHMRVHAGIKPFQCKICGKTFSQKCSLQDHLNLHSGDKPHKCNYCDMVFAHKPVLRKHLKQLHGKNSFDNANERNVQDITVDFDSFTCSAATDSKVCQQADASQETQD from the exons ATGTCAGAAAGATCAGATATTCTTCACTTCAAGTTTGACAATTATGGGGATTCGATGttacagaaaatgaacaaactgagggaagaaaacaaattttgtgaTGTCGTGGTCCATATAGATGACGTTGAAGTTCATGGGCATAAAATTGTATTTGCTGCTGGCTCTCCCTTTTTAAGAGATCAGTTCTTACTAAATGACTCCAGAGATGTAAAAATCTCTATACTGCAGAGTTCGGAAGTGGGGAGGCAGCTGCTTCTATCCTGTTACAGTGGCATTCTGGAGTTTCCTGAAATGGAACTGGTAAATTACTTGACTGCTGCAAGCTTTCTGCAGATGAGCCACATTGTTGAACGATGTACGCAGGCCCTCTGGAAGTTTATAAAACCGAAGCAGCCGTTGGAGAGCAAGGAGTGTGAACAGCAAAGTGACTCCTCTGAGCTGAAGGACCACCAAGGAGACGACGACTCTCTGCAGCAAGATTCACCTTGTATTCAACCTTCAGAAGACAGTATGGACATGGAGGATAGTGATATTCAGATTATCAAGGTGGAGTCCATTGGGGAGGTAACAGAAGTTAGGAATAAGAAGGATCAGAACCAGtttatttcttctgaacaaaCTGCACTGCATTCCTCAGAGCCTCAACACTTTCTTATCAATTCCACTGTTGAAAACAGAGCAAGTGAAATAGAGCAAAACCACCTCCACAACTATGCCCTTTCATACGCTGGCAGTGATAACATCATTCTGGCCTCCAAAGATATGTTTGGGCCTAACAACCGAGGTATAGACAAGGGCCTCCAATGGCACCATCAGTGTCCAAAGTGCACAAGAGTATTTCGGCATCTGGAAAACTATGCTAATCACTTAAAGATGCATAAACTATTTATGTGTCTACTCTGTGGCAAGACATTCACTCAGAAAGGCAATCTCCACCGGCACATGAGAGTGCACGCAGGCATCAAACCGTTCCAATGTAAGATCTGTGGGAAAACATTCTCTCAGAAGTGTTCCTTACAGGACCATCTCAACCTGCACAGTGGGGACAAGCCCCATAAGTGTAACTACTGTGACATGGTTTTTGCGCATAAACCCGTTCTGAGGAAACACCTTAAACAGCTACACGGTAAAAATAGCTTTGACAATGCCAATGAAAGAAACGTTCAAGACATAACAGTGGACTTCGATTCATTCACATGTAGCGCTGCTACAGACAGTAAGGTCTGTCAGCAAGCTGATGCAAGCCAG GAGACTCAAGACTAA